The following DNA comes from Seriola aureovittata isolate HTS-2021-v1 ecotype China chromosome 15, ASM2101889v1, whole genome shotgun sequence.
GGTGGCTACATTCAGGCTGTATTGGACAGAAACTTGGCTGAGAACATCTCCCGTGTGCTGTACCCCAACGACAATGTAAGAAATTGTGACTAAATTACCTTTTAATCCTCCTGAGCTGCACATGTTAATCTGAATTAGAGGAAACAGCTGAATGTTGATAGGTAAAGGAGCTGTGGACTGTATGGCTCCTGTGCGACTGTATAGGGCTTATCCTGTCTCCACTGGGAGATGGATTTCCATAATTTGGACCCAACTAGTATCCTTTGTCTTCAGCTGGAGCCACTGTGTGCTCTTTCAGCTTCCTCTGAAGCTGTCCTTTATATCTGACATAAAACCTGACCACCATGTGCTGACTCCCTGAAGGCTGAAGAAGGAGGATTTAGGAGATAACCATCTAGCTCGAGATATAACTCATGTCAGGTCTGGTAATTTATGTCTGTACAAGTGAGAGCATAAACTGTAGTGGAGCTGATATTCCAGCTTTGTTAGAATTCAGTTTAGTAAGTGCTGAATTGCTGTTTAatggtgatgtgtgtgtctattaGCAATACAGAAATGCTGAAACAATTGGttgattagttaattagttaattgaAATGACAATTTCGAATTTCACACgttaaaaatgtgaaaggttCCAGTTACTCTGATGTGACTGCTTTTCTcaattttatattattgtgaATGGAATAGCTTCTTGGTagcttaaaaatgtgaaattaaacataaatgaagaagaagaaaaaatccaATAGATTCCTTTCaataaattgaatttttaaGCATGCTCTTGTTCAACACATTAAAGCCTGAATTCAGCTTCCATAAATATCTCATATCATTATAAAAGGAGATGCTCTTGCATTAGCAAACAACTGTACATTATAAATAAGCTAGATGTTTAATGttacaataaaatgattatAACTGCATGGTGATGCTAGTAGAGCTCCTGCAGCTGTGCTAACACTTTTTCTACATCAGGCTTGGTTAATatttttatcaaaatgaaaagatttgAGCTGTCCATCAGTCACTAATATGCAGAAGGTTATGtttaatggataaaaaaaacGATTCATGTTTGCctgcagaacagaaacagacaaaaatgtgtctttatccTCAGTTCTTTGAAGGGAAGGAGCTCCGTCTGAAGCAGGAATACTTTGTGGTGTCTGCCACCCTGCAAGACATCATCCGCCGTTTCAAGGTCTCTAAGTTTGGCTCCAGGGATATTGTTCGCACAGACTTCAACAAGCTGCCTGAAAAGGTGAAgtgaaaaactcaacaaaatagtttctgtcaaaaatgaaaagatttcCCCCTGATGTTCTCTCTGCGCCTTCGTTAAATTGCCCCTGTCAGTGTGTAGAACAGGCTGTAGATGGATTTTCATTGTATCTTATGAGAATATTTGAAATGAACAGTATCTACGAAGCACTTTATGCTGTATTTTAATTCTgtgctgacattttataatGTTCTGCACATTCAGGTCGCCATCCAGCTGAATGACACTCACCCAGCCATGGCTATTCCTGAGCTGATGAGGGTTCTGGTTGATGAGGAGTCTCTTCCATGGGAAACGGTAAGGAAGAACAACCCTGataaactttctttttcttttttttttttttaatttagaacacagtatatatatatatatatatatatatatatatatatatatatatatatgtttttttcttgtttgtttgtttgttttttaaaatattttagtaTTTATAATCACGACACTTTTCTTGCATTGCTTCATGATGTTTCATTTGATTGGGATCTCGTCATTTTTAGTGTAGTTAACCAAAAAGAGAAattataaggcataaagtgatttaaaaaaaaaaaaaaagtttctaaaGTGTGTTATAATTTTCATAATGTCTTGCACAgtaatatttacagtatatatgtcTGTATTTCCTGCTGGTGTCCAGGCCTGGGACATCTGTGTGCGCACCTGTGCCTACACCAACCACACCGTCCTCCCTGAAGCTCTGGAGCGCTGGCCAGTTGACCTGTTTGCTCATCTGCTGCCCCGTCACCTGGAAATTGTCTATGAGATCAACCGCCGCCACCTGGAGGTCAGTACTGCACGTTGCAACATATAATAATCCGTGATGTGAAGAatacaatgttttcttttgccttCTCTTCACTAAAAGCAGAGGGAGCACACAATGTCATTGTTCTCTGTGGTTAAGTGCTAATATAGTAATAGATATAATATCACTCTTTACTTTTATCTGCCTGGTTGAATACATGGTACATATTAAGGAATGTACATAATATCAACGCTTTGTTCAATCAGTGAATTTTGGTGAGGATTAAACTCAGTAGGACCTTCCCATAATGAAATGTaagaataatataaaattaaaaacatatgagATGGgaatagcagaaaaaaaaagaagcaggatAATTAGAACTTCAATATTTGATCTTTTCTCTGATTACGAACGGGTATTTTTAGATCACTCTGTggagagagatgacagaaaTATCCATTAAAATGCAAGGAATGACTTTAAAGATTGGCATGAGCCTCTAAACACtgtaatgtaaatgtcaaaCCGGTGTTTATTGGCTTTTAATCACAACATCTGAGAAATATTTCTGACATGAAGTAGTGCAAAGGTTTTATGAACTGTAGACCTACACAATATTACACTGAATTCCATTTATCTACTTGCATACTAATGGAAGTTGTCCTTCTCCTGCTAATTTGATATTATTTGAGAATAGATGTGATGACCTACTTTCTTATGTATGAAGACAGAAATCTATGATTCagcaagcaaaataaaaaacaacctattcattatttttagtCTCATGTTCCTTTTCATTTTGCAGAGAGTTGCTGCTAAGTTCCCTGGTGATCATGATCGTCTGCGCCGCATGTCTCTCATTGAGGAAGGTGGACAGAAGAGGATCAACATGGCCCACTTGTGCATTGTGGGTGCCCATGCTGTCAATGGCGTGGCCCAGATACACTCTGACATCCTCAAAGCTACTATGTACGTTCATAAACAGTGATTTGCTTGTAAAACGCTATGGCGGTAAATTATAATTAACACCAAAAAGACAGTTCGTGTATGCGTAGTATATGTAGAGGTATCAGTTCCATAAATCCCCGGGCCTTCTGTGGTTTCATGTGCTGCTGCATCATCTGTGTGCTCTGATGTATGTGATGCTTCACGCTGTCTGCAGTTTCAAGGACTTCTATGAAATGGAGCCTCATAAGTTCCAGAACAAGACCAATGGCATCACTCCTCGCCGCTGGCTGGTCATGTGCAACCCCGGGCTGGCTGAGGTCATCGCAGAGGTTAGTTgtgttttaaacacacaaatagcACAAAACTAATATGTGAGTTGTACCTTACAGTGGAAACTGACATATGCTTTATCCACTTTTGATCAGAGAATTGGTGAGGAGTACATTCGTGACCTCGACCAGCTGAGGGGTCTCCTCAAGCACATCAATGATGATGCTTTCATCCGTGACATTGCCAAAGTCAAGCAGGTGAAATAACTAAGATATGATTCTGTCTTAGGTGTCTCCATTCTTCTTAGGAAGATAAgtagatatatacatatactttATAAAAGCTTGTTATGTTTAGTTACTGCTCAACAGTAAAAAACCACAGAGATGAATGGCACATATTCCACATGAAGCAATCTGTGGCTGTTGGAGTCCACATACACAGTTTGTTCTATGATAGATTGTAAACACTATGACACATCAACTATTTTCAAGGACCTGCAGAGCAGTTTGTTCCTCTGTGATCGATGTCAAAGCCtctatttacagtttttactgCAGCCTCTGCACCAACGTATTTGAAAGTCTTggagtgtgttttcttttacacttaACCTATGTGGCTTACTGTTTCTgattctgttgtattttttggtgCTCTAATAGAATTGTTTTGCTAAAATTCTGAATATGCATCAGTATACAGCACATAGAAGCAGAATTTATTGCAATTTATGAAACAAAGTCGATTTTTCGATCACGCAGGAAAACAAGTTGAAGTTCTCTGTGCACCTGGAGGATCATTACAAGGTGAAGATCAACCCCAACTCCATGTTCGACATTCAAGTCAAGAGAATCCATGAATACAAGAGACAGCTGCTCAACTGTCTGCACATCATCACCTATTACAACCGTAAGCACACGCTTAAAATCCTCTGCcccacacattttttaaatatagattgactcaattcattcattttaaaaaaagattatttcagGGCATGATCActcacatttacacagacaCTTCAGTCCTTTAATCACTTGATATCTCTACCAGGCATCAAGAAAGAGCCCAACAAGCAGTGGACTCCAAGAACTGTCATGATTGGAGGCAAGGTTTGTAGTTTAACGGCATGCAACtgggatttaaaaacaaactcaccaaacaccttcattatcattatatcattatttCTCTAACTGTCCATTTCTTGCAGGCTGCTCCTGGATACCACACTGCCAAGATGATTATCCGTCTGATCACAGCTATTGGTGAGGTGGTCAACAACGATCCTGTGGTTGGAGATCGTCTGAAAGTCATCTTTTTGGAGAACTACAGAGTCACACTGGCAGAGAAAGGTAATTACTAAATCACTGCCCTATTCcgaggttgttttttttttttttctcatgctgaTCATCCATGTTCATTCCCTCCTCTGCATGTGTCCCCAGTCAGGATTTGTTGATACAcagcataaaacataaacacaaaatgctCATTAGAGTCATCAACCCTTTACTTCTGTCATCTTTCAGCCATCCCTGCAGCTGACCTGTCAGAGCAGATCTCCACAGCTGGCACTGAGGCCTCTGGCACCGGCAACATGAAGTTCATGTTGAACGGCGCTCTAACCATCGGCACCATGGACGGAGCCAACGTTGAGATGGCGGAGGAAGCCGGCGAGGGTAACCTCTTCATCTTCGGCATGAGAGTGGATGACGTCGATGCAATGGACAAGAGAGGGTAAGGAATGAAAGCCAACCTCTCCAATTGGTGTATTTGTAATTTCTCTActgcaaaactttttttttttctgtagctaATAAAATATGTTCACCTTGTGACATCACCTATTTACAAAACAGTTTCCCCATTGAATTAAGGTGACATTGAGCTTTAAGTCCCACAGAAGTAAATCAAAGGGAGCAAAGGCGGAAAAAAGGGTCGTGTGTTACCTGCTATCAGATTCATTTGGGAAAAATACATACAAGATAGTCCGTGCAGTGAGCTCCATTCACTCTGACAatccagcagctctgcagtgtCTCACAGGTTCTGATAGTGACCTCTTTCTTGCACTCTGCCTGTCAGTGCTTCCAGGCTCAAATGATTTTTCTACACGAGTTGGGGGTTTTCTAGTCTAAAAGCTGTGGCCTTTGGGGAATCTGCTGGTACCGCTGTGTAGGCACTGACTACTACTCCTTCATGAATGGGCTGTTTACTAAAGCAACAAGCGTGTGCTTCTATCCAATCTGAATGTGtctaatatttgtttttggtcCTGCTTAGATACCATGCTCAAGAGTATTACAACCGCCTGCCTGAGCTGAAACAGGCTATTGACCAGATTGCTGGAGGCTTCTTTAGCCCAAAGCAGCCTGACCTGTTTAAGGAAATTATCAACATGCTGATGCATCATGACAGGTAAAGGCAAATCTAACATTAGCAGCCtgaggcacacacatgcatacacacatacaaataagAATGTGTATAAACTTGCAGGctagtaaaagaaaagaaaagaaaagaaaaacaaaaccactcATAGTCTTCTGCATTCACACCAACAATCAGCACTACACACAAaaatagatacacacacacattacatacaATTCACATTGTACAATATACatgttgtatatatttttgcatCAATCActcacattattttctccacagATTTAAGGTTTTTGCTGACTATGAAGACTATATTAAATGCCAGGAGAAAGTCAATGCTCTTTACAAGGTATGTTCATTCATAAATAATGGTTCCAAAGGGTGTTTTATGTGTCTGCAGATAATGATTGTAATTTGTGTGGCTACATCACGAGTATCTTCACTAATAGAAGGAGACTCAGAAGTAATAATCTTATTTATTACTGATCGTGTTGATCTCTCGTCAatcattttcttcctcacatCAGAACCCCAAGGAATGGACCAAGAAGGTGATCCACAACATTGCCGGATGTGGCAAGTTCTCCAGTGATCGCACCATTGCCCAGTACGCTCGCGAGATTTGGGGCATGGAGCCAACGCTTGAGAAACTCGCTGCCCCCGATGACAAGCATTAAACTGTCCACATGACAGCTAACACCCCAACTTTCCCCCACTTGTATCTcgacacacatttttttttcctggtaaAAGCTCCTATAAACCTGCATCCACACACATTAGCATTAAATGCTCCCTGCGATACTACATCACGTCTCACACAAAAATCTCCATATTCACAATATCCAGGCTACAGACTGGTGTGATAAAATCATTGTGGTTATTGTCAGGGATGGAGAAATGTCTGTTTTGCTGCGTGAAGTGGATGACAAAGCTTTGTGGTGGGCTTTGTGAATTTACTGGtgacaatgtttttattaaaaaagaaaaaaaaactctcttaTTTCCACTCAGACCCATTCTGAATAAAATTTGTCTTAAATACCACATCTGTATGGGTGACTTTTTTCTCAGTTTCAGGTAAGGCCAGGTATTTCCAGATCATTTATCAAAGTATTGTCAAGTACAGACTAAATATGCCCATAATGCATTTTGTTGCAAGGATAATTATTACTGGGTAATCATTGTATTTTTAGGCACCACACTCAAGCAAGGGCCATTTGAAT
Coding sequences within:
- the pygma gene encoding glycogen phosphorylase, muscle form, which gives rise to MSKPLSDHDRKKQISVRGLAGVENVADLKQNFNRHLHFTLVKDRNVATKRDYYFALAHTVRDHLMGRWIRTQQHYYEKDPKRVYYISLEFYMGRTLQNTMVNLALENACDEATYQLGLDMEELEDMEEDAGLGNGGLGRLAACFLDSMASLGLAAYGYGIRYEFGIFNQKIVNGWQVEEADDWLRYGNPWEKARPEYMRPVHFYGKTEHHPDGVKWVDTQVVLALPYDTPIPGYRNNIVNTMRLWSAKAPCDFNLKDFNVGGYIQAVLDRNLAENISRVLYPNDNFFEGKELRLKQEYFVVSATLQDIIRRFKVSKFGSRDIVRTDFNKLPEKVAIQLNDTHPAMAIPELMRVLVDEESLPWETAWDICVRTCAYTNHTVLPEALERWPVDLFAHLLPRHLEIVYEINRRHLERVAAKFPGDHDRLRRMSLIEEGGQKRINMAHLCIVGAHAVNGVAQIHSDILKATIFKDFYEMEPHKFQNKTNGITPRRWLVMCNPGLAEVIAERIGEEYIRDLDQLRGLLKHINDDAFIRDIAKVKQENKLKFSVHLEDHYKVKINPNSMFDIQVKRIHEYKRQLLNCLHIITYYNRIKKEPNKQWTPRTVMIGGKAAPGYHTAKMIIRLITAIGEVVNNDPVVGDRLKVIFLENYRVTLAEKAIPAADLSEQISTAGTEASGTGNMKFMLNGALTIGTMDGANVEMAEEAGEGNLFIFGMRVDDVDAMDKRGYHAQEYYNRLPELKQAIDQIAGGFFSPKQPDLFKEIINMLMHHDRFKVFADYEDYIKCQEKVNALYKNPKEWTKKVIHNIAGCGKFSSDRTIAQYAREIWGMEPTLEKLAAPDDKH